A window of the Hypomesus transpacificus isolate Combined female chromosome 22, fHypTra1, whole genome shotgun sequence genome harbors these coding sequences:
- the tmem132a gene encoding transmembrane protein 132D: MGVDSSPSASWARQGVVGLLLCWLMVAVHTSQAQPPLPLSLPAQISVPPPWSYLPLSQADLGPLFSNSSPFSFSQSLLLLPQTGAASKPGARASFGPYSVTQLVSDPILPLSPPLSASLLSEHVERERDEGGRERLRVRALFQGRGDAGRGICVTLHAFKETEEHKASCITQAPLGLCVVTLTLPKDWFQTEQIYQPHLGPPGRSRHTHRHRQRNRRGRSHGKLAAIRFNHGHAPDRVQLYYSSFGTVADLSAAPPRCVEDKEPQYQRQLFYIAAVTLREEGAEGAEGREGAAQGNKSKEEVSCLNGREEEELRVDSNVLIRYRRGPARIGQPIALSVNLRSNFSAEFVVIRLKVRMGLVSLVAQRSLPSDLWAVTLERTQGPKHDIVSIICHKVGRHLDGLSALLPNPSSLHQVACISVDGLRRSFDVAMTVSASWWVEYSGRNNPPPPHGGVVSSFSFTDREMAGIVPVTESDTIINTAILTSELVSLPVIVLAVGHDGKVSDVTSAVRCQSSDENIVKVSSDCATLFVDGSESGVGSTCVAVEFLLGTLRGSLCLAVWVPVVPLRLSLSDPKLNAIDGWSQYTDNGCFPVFQRSTVQVLTQFVAQDNQSQMTYLLGSPDWLVDVTEIVHNWLRVENPQVAALDKHNNLIGLQPGETMLHVISSQWDGVLGSCDVTVTSEPVTPGDLSVQVVSGLGMSIQPSPAHPSVVTATVTAYNILYDPGQEASISVWLQFSDDNASLLSAFRGVPFYLRLSSLAESVVAVTPGPSQRIVAQGDGGGPLLQAELLVSTCDPIVSNSIVESDSPKTREGGGTRRLARGSGWIRVNLDSELQPMGSEESEFGFDVSDMLVESNGDVYAKFGSDDIVNGNITGGGSPVDSSPYHHQAGIGMMGRNGLERAALTPNHEENAVYLSPGVEREGTRDDEKNRPGERELEVGVGALLSLLCLSTLLFLVNCLPCALRERRRRKGMEADGGVMEGVVVEEAEEEEKDEKMEIEKEDEREGQKKKKLEEREENML, translated from the exons ATGGGTGTGGACAGCAGCCCCAGTGCATCATGGGCAAGGCAGGGGGTGGTGggactgctgctgtgttggctGATGGTCGCAG TCCACACCTCGCaggcccagccccccctccctctttccctgccTGCCCAGATCTCTGTGCCTCCTCCCTGGAGCTACCTGCCCCTCTCCCAGGCCGACCTGGGCCCCCTCTTCTCCAACTCGagccccttctccttctcccagaGCCTCCTCCTGTTGCCTCAGACTGGGGCAGCCTCCAAACCAGGGGCCAGGGCTTCGTTTGGGCCTTACTCAGTCACACAG ctGGTCTCGgaccccatcctccccctctcccctcctttgtCAGCGTCGCTGCTGTCGGAGCAcgtggagcgagagagagacgagggagggagggagaggctgagggtGCGGGCTCTGTTCCAGGGTAGAGGAGACGCGGGCAGAGGGATCTGTGTCACCCTCCACGCCTTCAAGGAGACGGAGGAACACAAGGCCTCCTGCATCACACAG gctcccctgggtctgtgtgtggtgacCCTGACTCTTCCTAAGGACTGGTTCCAGACCGAGCAGATCTACCAGCCACACCTCGGCCCCCCCGGTCGCTcccgacacacacaccgccaccGGCAACGCAACCGGCGAGGTCGAAGCCATGGCAAACTGGCGGCGATCAGGTTCAACCATGGCCACGCCCCCGATCGTGTCCAGCTCTACTATTCATCGTTCGGCACGGTGGCCGACCTGAGCGCAGCGCCCCCTAGGTGCGTGGAGGACAAAGAGCCACAGTACCAGAGACAGCTCTTCTACATAGCAGCTGTGAccctgagggaggagggcgCGGAGGGCGctgagggcagggagggtgcTGCACAGGGCAACAAAAGCAAGGAGGAAGTAAGCTGTCTGAACGGACGGGAAGAAGAGGAGCTTCGTGTGGATTCAAATGTCCTGATTCGCTACCGCAGGGGGCCGGCTCGTATCGGTCAGCCTATCGCATTGTCGGTAAATCTGAGGTCGAATTTCAGCGCAGAGTTTGTGGTTATACG gctgaAGGTGAGGATGGGTCTGGTGTCCCTGGTTGCCCAGCGATCCTTGCCCTCTGACCTCTGGGCTGTGACCCTGGAGAGAACCCAGGGTCCCAAACATGACATCGTCTCTATCATCTGCCACAAAGTTGGACGCCACCTAGATGGCCTCAG TGCTCTCCTCCcaaatccctcctccctccaccaggtgGCGTGTATCTCTGTGGACGGCCTGAGACGTAGCTTCGACGTTGCCATGACGGTGTCGGCCAGTTGGTGGGTGGAGTACTCGGGCCGTAATAACCCTCCTCCGCCACACGGAGGTGTGGTGAGCAGCTTCTCCTTCACGGACAGAGAGATGGCTGGCATCGTTCCCGTCACTGAG AGCGACACCATCATAAACACAGCAATCTTGACCAGCGAGcttgtgtcacttcctgttattGTGCTGGCCGTAGGGCACGATGGGAAAGTGTCAGATGTAACGTCTGCAGTGAGGTGCCAGTCGTCCGATGAAAACATTGTCAAG GTGTCAAGCGATTGCGCCACCCTCTTTGTTGACGGGAGCGAATCGGGCGTGGGCAGCACGTGCGTGGCGGTGGAGTTTCTTCTGGGCACGCTCCGTGGGTCGCTGTGCCTGGCGGTGTGGGTGCCCGTCGTGCCTCTGCGCCTGTCTCTGTCCGACCCCAAGCTCAATGCCATCGATGGCTGGAGCCAGTACACGGACAACGG ctgTTTCCCAGTGTTCCAGAGGTCCACTGTTCAGGTTTTGACCCAGTTCGTTGCCCAGGACAACCAGAGTCAGATGACCTACCTGCTGGGCTCCCCCGATTGGCTGGTGGATGTGACGGAGATTGTCCATAATTGGCTGCGGGTGGAAAACCCACAGGTCGCTGCTCTTGACAAACACAACAATCTGATTGGCCTGCAGCCGGGGGAAACCATGCTTCAT GTTATCTCTAGCCAATGGGATGGTGTCCTGGGCAGCTGTGATGTTACGGTGACCTCGGAACCTGTGACCCCAGGTGACCTGTCAGTGCAAGTTGTGAGCGGCTTGGGGATGTCcatccagcccagccctgcccacCCGTCAGTTGTCACAGCAACAGTGACGGCCTACAACATTCTATACGACCCTGGGCAG GAAGCATCCATAAGTGTCTGGCTCCAGTTCAGTGACGACAACGCCTCTCTGCTCTCCGCTTTTAGGGGCGTGCCCTTTTACCTGCGTCTCTCCTCATTGGCTGAGTCTGTGGTTGCCGTGACGCCCGGCCCTTCACAGCGCATTGTTGCCCAGGGAGATGGGGGCGGGCCCTTGCTTCAAGCGGAACTTCTGGTCTCTACCTGTGATCCAATTGTGTCCAACTCCATCGTTGAAAGTGACTCCCCAAAGACTAGGGAAGGAGGTGGGACACGAAGGCTAGCCAGGGGCTCTGGTTGGATAAGAGTCAACCTAGACTCTGAACTACAGCCAATGGGGAGCGAGGAGTCGGAATTTGGGTTTGACGTGTCTGACATGCTGGTGGAGTCCAACGGAGATGTATATGCTAAGTTTGGGAGCGACGACATCGTCAACGGCAACATCACGGGCGGCGGGTCACCCGTTGACTCCTCCCCCTACCACCACCAGGCTGGCATAGGCATGATGGGAAGAAACGGACTGGAACGGGCGGCGCTCACGCCCAATCACGAGGAGAACGCTGTGTACCTGTCCCCCggcgtggagagagagggaacgaggGACGATGAGAAGAACAGACCAGGAGAGCGAgagctggaggtgggggtgggggccttACTCTCCCTCCTGTGCCTCTCCACACTCCTTTTCCTGGTGAACTGCCTGCCTTGCgccctgagagagaggaggaggaggaaagggatggaggcagatggaggagtgatggagggagtggtggtggaggaggcggaagaggaggagaaggatgagaaGATGGAGATAGAAAAGGAGGACGAAAGGGAGgggcagaagaagaaaaagctggaggagagagaggagaatatGTTGTGA